The Pogona vitticeps strain Pit_001003342236 chromosome 7, PviZW2.1, whole genome shotgun sequence genome segment TCCGCCTCTCGCTTTCTGGAAACCAAATCAGAGAGAAGGGTCAAAGTGGCTCGGAAATGGCCAGGGGAATTGAGCAAGAGAGAAACTGGCCTCCCGTTTCCCAAAGCTAAACCTTCTAAAGcagctttctggatttttaaatatGGAACGGATAGCGTGAAAAAGAAGAAGGGTATCTTCAAAGCCGTAGAAGCCCAGATCTTTGACGCAATGCCCACCGAACAGTCTTTACCTAGCAGTAAAAGGGTAACAGATAGGGGCAGGGTAACTGACTCCCAGTGGCCTCACTgttgaagattctgggagttgtagtccaaaaaaggcctCTGTTGAGATTATCCACATACCAGGAGGGACAAGAGGCCGTGAAATGATTTGTGGATGGTGATAATTTAGCATCTGTTCGGAAAACCGAAAGTGTGGTGTATAAATTcagcctctggctgtggaacaTGGGGCGTAAACCAgggccctccaggtgtttttggactgcagttcccgtCATCCCCAAAGATGAGGGATGGAAGCAGTTGCAAGGAGGTCACGTGATCCAAAGGGTCACGCTTGGCTCAGTTGTGCAACGGAAGTTCAGATTGCGAGCCAGGATGTGTGTTTTTCACTTTTTGGATGTTGAACCAGGGGCGCTTTTAGCAAATCGGACTAAGAGGGGAGCTTGGGGacagaagaaggagaaataaCCTCTTCTGtgtttcccccgaaaataagacagggtcttacattactttttgctcaaaaaaacgcattagggtttattttcaggagttttttattttacattcctgtcctcttcttctggtcgCTGCACAGGGGTGGAGGGcagaggtttcacttaactggggcttattttgggggtagggcttatattatgagcatcctgaaaaatcctactagggcttatttcctggttaggtcttatttctggggaaacagggtaaatatcCTTCTCCTGCCTCTCTTGAGGGTGCAAGAGGGGCACAGTGTTGTGAAtccaggaaaataaaagaaagtggTGCATGGAGACCATTGCCTCCAAACCTCCTTAACCGGAATGATTTAATCTCCGACGATTTCGGTCTGCAGATCTGAAGGGGGAGGATCATGCAGCTCAGATGCCAGTCATTGCGAAGCTACGGAAAGGCAAGGCCGAAAGGAAAGAAACCGCGGCATGGATGCCCTTTGGGGAGATTCGCCCTGGTTTGTAGAGAAGGGCAGGATGCGTgcttgaaaatatatataaatatatgtctAAAAAGACAAATTATTTAGAACCGTCATCTTTAAACCTGATGAATGACAAAGCCCATGGTCCCAATTTTTTCCCTGTGTAGGCCACTACAGACCTCTAAACGTGGctgttctgcatttttcagcgCTACCCCCTCGTCTTGGTCTCCTGGGCTGGGATTCCACTTGCCACAGGCGATCAGGCAGATCAAGAATCATGATGTAATCTTGCTGGAGGTGAAACTGTCTGCTGTGGAGGCAGAAAGTAGGAGGAAGTAATTCTTTATGTCCCCACCTAGTGTCGGAGAGGAGAGAAATCAGTGGCTCTTCTTCCCATGACGGACTTTGGAGGCCTGCGTTCTGCTCAAACCTGGCAGAAAGTTTACACCTTCCCTTGCTTTTAAATCTCGGGGTTTTGTGGTGTTTGTTgacctaaaaaaaacaaaagagagagagctcgTTCCGGCCACGGGTTCTTCCTGTGTTGGCTTTAATCTTCTTTTTTAATGGACATTCTGTGCCTGCCCGGCATCTGTGATCCTTGATTTATGAAGAACTTGTAGTCATGCAAGAAGTCAATGAGAGCCTCAGTCGCCTTTGTGAAAGAGGTGATCAAACTCTCGCTTTATTTATTCCGTGgcttctctggaggcaaagaggGGCACAGAAGCGGGTTCAGTGCAAAACAGGGAATGCTTTAAGGGTCTTCCGATAACTCCATTCCTCGTCTCCCATGAAAGGTTGTTTTGCTGTTTCTAACTCTtctgagcttgggaaaattagcttttttttttgctctttcttcttcattttttaaaagagtttctcCAGGGTGCAAATACAGGCAGAGTGGAAATCACAGGTGCCAGGAGGGAGAACGGGCGGGTTTTCCAGTAATCAGGAGGTTCGGCTAATCTGTTCATGTTATCTAGATCCTGTCCTTGGCATTCTCTGTCCTCGTCTCCGTGCCAAAAAGAATGAGGCCTCGAGAACAGCCGCAAGGTTCTGCTCCAGGCAAGGTGGCGGCCGGGGCGCATCTCGGAAAAAGGGGCAGCGATTCTTTCCCCAAATTTAGGTTTGCTAGGCGTGGGATGGTGTTTTTGTGTGCCTGTTTTAATGCTGGCCTGTCTTGCAGAGGATGTCCAATAGCAAGGAAGAGCCACCGTAGGCTTCTAAACACAGGGCAGTAACGAATGCTGCTTCGTCATttttttaatcctggagatggTCGTTTGCAGGCTTGCTTCCTGGGGAGAAGGCCAGGGTTGGCTTGGGGGCTTCCGGACATTCACGGTGGTGAAGGTttgaggattttattttttttttttactctccaaGCCACTGAAGTTAGCATGTGGCTGGAGGAGCGCACACCATATTGAGAGCCTGTGgtactcatctctctctctctcttttttttttcttctgcttttccatACTTCATCACTGCAGCGATTAAGAAATAAATCAATACCTTCTCGCTCGCTAGGCTGAGCGTGTCCGTCCAGTCACGGAGTTTTTCTGCATGGGGGGAATGACCGACACACAAACGCAACTCCGAGAGCCGGAGCACAAACCTCTTCGCTTCTCTTTAGAACAGCGATTATTCCCAGTTCCTTACAAAATGTGGCACAGTCAAGGACAAATATAAATAACAAACATCTCTTGAACAATGAATTATGGTACCCTTGAAGTAACTGGAGAGCCTTGTTTGTatatggaaagagagagaaaggagggtttgttttaatgtttctttCCCAGAGTAAGCAAAGAATATCAAGtttaatataaacaaataaataaatgaatgaatcctGGCCTTCTGTCAGGCATGGAGCTGTCTCTGGGGGCCGCCTCCCTCTTcgctctccttcctcttctggtgaaagcaatgttgttgttgttgttgttttttaaaaaaaagccccacaGGGTGACTCTCAAGCGTACATGGAAGAGCGGAGATCTATGGCTCTTGGTGAACGGTGGGGAGGAGCTGCGGCcgctttttaaaagccttttaaaacaaaaacaaaaatcaatccCTGTGTTATAAATGGCAACCATCCAAGCCACAAAGACCGACAGGTCCTTAGAAAGCAGGTATCATGGGGTCAGTTTTGCTAttcagaaggggagggagggagagagaaccaaagggtttttttcccctctacagAAAACACAGGTGGAAACGCCATTCCGTTTCCCCTTCTAAATAGGCCGCCTGGCATCCCGGACGGGGTGCTCTGCCAAGGGGGCTTGATTTTGGAGGCAGACGGATCGGGGGCCCCCCgagagaaggtggtggtgggggtttcAGGTCTCTCGGAAGGCGTCGTCCGGCTTAGCCTCAAGGGCCCCGGTTCTCCAGAAGCATCCCGTCAAGGGTGGTGGTGAGATTCTCCTGCGGGCCTTGGCTTTCTTCGCCCCTTGCTTGGAATGTCAAGAACGCCGGTTTGTTTTCCCAAGTCTCAAGAGCAGCCTCTCCCTCCTGCCCGGGTGGACGGTTCTCCGGCCGGTCCTTCTGGTCCACTTTGGGTGGTTGGGAAcggcttcctccctcccctccggATGTCCCGGGAAATGCaggctattttctttttctgcatgtgCCGCAAGCAACGGAGGAGTTGTTCAGGGGAGTTGTTTGCAGAGAAGGCCGAAGCTCCTTGGCAGTTCTGGTGGTGCTCGGCTTTATAACCCCCATGGGATAGGGAATTGATTTGGACATAATTTACAACAGGCCTTCGGTAAACGTCTCATTTCCCCAGaagcctttcccttctcttctccagcCTGGTTTTATCCATGTAGCCAAGGCTGGTCAACAGGGACCTGTCCTCAAATAGGCTTCAGCTTGACCTGGGCCTAAGACTTGCTTTCACATGAGCATTCCTGCTTTGGAGATGTTTTCTTccgaaaagagagagagagagagagagagagagagagaggcatttgTAAGCTCTTTACTTCATTGCTGGCAATGCTGTTCTGTTTCCTAGAGCCCTGAaatgattatatatttattttttaaaaaaaatacaagaggaAGTTGAGGTGGCTGTGAAGCTCTGAAAGGTCCCGggttgggttttgtgtgtgtgtgtgtgttgagattTGTGTAAATGTGCCTCCTTGAAGGGACCGTGAATAACCAGTTGGAAGGGAGGTGGAGGGAACCCATCAAGCATGACTCCTTTCAATCTGTGGTGGTGTCTCTTGTTGCCCACGGCtggggtgggtgtgtgggtggacCTTCCGGATGATCTCGTGGGGGGTCTCACTGGGCATTTGGTGTGTCTCCTTTCAGCGCGCAGAGGACGGAGGGCTCCGGCAGCACCGCCACCTGCTAGCCATTGCCCGTCATGCTGGCCTGCCTGCCGGGACCCGGCGAACTCTCCTTCCCGCTGCTCTCTTACCCGCAGATGAACACTGGACTTCAGAAATGTAAGTCGCCCTGTGAACGGCGTCGGCGGCAGGCCCGCTCGTGCCCGGAGGAGGGGAATTGGGGCCCTTAATCCGGCCTCTCTTTTTtgcattctgggggggggggcagtggtggtggcggcacAGGAATGTAGGTGCCTTTGGCGGAGGAGCAACAGCGCCCGCCTGGGCCGATGGCCGTAGGCGCAGCAAAAGCTGCCTTATGCAGGATCAGAGCAGGATTGCTCACCTACTTCAGTATCGCCTGCACGGACCAGCAGCTGCTCTCCAATGaggtttcttttttgggggggcggaggGGGTGGCAGAGATTTTCCCGAATTCTGAGCGTTCCAGAGGGCCTGAGAAATAGGATGAGTTGGCAGGGTCTTCTACGAACCCCccccacgcacgcacacacacgcacatcaGGAGGGAGGTGGCTGCGCCCCTATATGCCTGCTCTGTTCTTGCTTCACCCCCTTTTCCAAACCATTCCGTACGGGATGGGCCACTTTGCTCTGCTGCTTAGGTGGGACTtgaccttgggggggggagtgttctgGTCAGCAACCTCTCCTGGAAACCAGCTGGTCTGCCCTGAAGGGAGGCTCCCCGTGGCCCTCGGTGTGAGTCCTTGTCCTGCTCTGTCAAGCGAGGAGCTGAGCTTTTGAAACTGTTTCCTTTCAACCCCTCACTCTTTGCTGGATGGGAAGAGTAGCTGATGGACTGGATAGTTAAAGGGCCGCTCTGCTGTAGCATTTCCAGGAAGAGAGACTTCCTAGAGTCCCCTTTGGCCACGTAGCGTTTGGCTTCGGCTACTACGCGGGTTAATGAGTTTGAGGGCCAGATCGTCTCTCAGAGAGAGAACCGgtccctctttctctctgatcGGCCCAGGACAGGGAGAAAGGAAATACGCGTAACCATCTCGTAGAATTTGCTGGTGCTGAGATGATAGAGCTCTTTCAGGGCTTCAAAGCCGGGGGGAAGGCATTGGACCCCTTTGGGATGGCCGGACGCCCCACGGCCACGCTGTGGGTCACGGTTTCCCTTGCTGGCGAAGGATCTCGTGGGCCGTTAAGGCTGGCGATCTCTCAGGAGCAGCCTCCGAGCCTCCACGGATTTTCAGTTAGCGAGTAGACATAAAACACGGCAGTGCAACCGCTCAGATccgttggactgcagttcccatcactaGCCAGGGAGGGCACGATGGGAATGAGAGTCCGATACACCTGGAAGGCAACCGGGCAGGAGGCTGAACTGGGTCAAGAGGCCATCTGTTTTTGGGGAAACGAAGGCGGAAAGGTTGCTGCTGATCATGCCCTGCTTGCAAATTTTCCGGGAGCGTCAAGCTTCCAGGTCGGACTGAAATCCAGACGATTCCTATGTTCTTACAAGACAGCACTGGCTGTTGGTTGAGTCAGTGTtgatggcttctctctctctctctctctctctctctttcatattctttctctctctgaatctCTCTTCCTGTACCTCCgactttctctcctccctcctcctcctccttctaatcctccctcctccctccctccttcctcccccaacCAGGGGACACTACACAGAAAATGAGAAGCGCACAGCACCCTACTCCCGCCGAGTTGGACGCGTACGCTAAGAAGGTGGCCAACCATCCTCTGACTATCAAAATTTTCCCCAACAGCGTCAAGGTCCCCCAGCGGAAACACATTCGCCGCACGGTGAACGGGCTGGATACGTCCGGGCAGCGGTACAGCCcttacccctcctcctcctcttcctcctcctcctcctcctcctcccaggccACCCTGAAAGCCGGCCTCCTGGCTATTGTCCGGCCCCCGGCGAAAGGGATTGTCAAGGAGTTTGACGGGACGCGGACGCGCCTGCGGCCGGAAGCCATGATGAACCCTCCGTCCGCCCCATACCCGGCGGCACCCAGCACTTTAAGCCACTCGCAGGCGTTGGCCCGCCAGCAGGCCCTCCAGCACGCCCAGGGCGTGGgcccgccccctcctcctcctcctcctccgggcctCGGCCACCCGGGCCTGCCACCCCCGGGCAACCACGTGCTGCAGCCGCTAGCCCAGCCCCAGCTGCCCCCGGGGGCCGGCGTGCACGGGGGGCGGAAGATGGCGGACGCCGACGCCCCGCCCAACGTGACTGTCTCTACCTCAACCATCCCCCTCTCCATGGCCGCCACCCTCCAGCAGCACCCACCCCCGGACCTGAGCACCATCGTCCACCAGATCAACCAGTTCTGCCAGGCCCGGGCGGGCGTCAGCGCTACCTCAGTCTGCGAGGGACAGATCGCCAACCCCAGCCCCATCAGCCGCAACCTCCTGATCAGCGCGAGCAGCCGGGTCTCGGCCCACCACGCCCCAGGACCCCTCCTGCCCTCCTGCCTGCAGGCCAACCCGGGTGAACACGGCGGGCCGCCGGCGGGACCTGCGCTGGGCGTCCACCTGGGCAACGCGGCCGGCCGGGGCCCCTCCGCCTACCAAAGCGACATGAAGCAGGTGGCCGCCGCCTGGAGCCAGCACCAGCTCGCCCACCTCCAGCGGATGTGCGGCGAGGCCGTCGGACCCTCGGGGATGATGGCCAAGCCGGCCGCCGGCCGAGACCTCCCCGGGCAGGCCTTCCCCGGCGGCAAAGGCTACGGCCTGGAACTCTGCCCGGGCCAGCCCTTCAGCGTCAAGCCCCCGCTGGAGAAGCCCACCCCGTCGCCCCCCGTCAACGGCCTCCCGGGCCCGCTCCCTTACACCAACGGGTCCTACTTCCAGCCGTTGTGGAACAACATCCTCCCCACGCCGAACAGCGACAGTTCCGGCTCCCAGGACCTGGCGATGCCCTTCCACACGGCCGCAGCGGGACAGCCCCCGCCGCCCATGGGGGGCCCGGCCTTGGAGTGCGCAGGCGGCCCTCCTCCCTACCGGGGCGGGGCAGGTGGGGGGCCCCCGGGCCAAGGCGGCCTGATGCCCCCCATGGAGTATCTGAGCGGGGACCTCCAGGCCTCCTGCCTCCGAGAGCAGGGCGGGGGGGTGCTGGGCAAAGCCCCCCGCCCCTCCATGAACCGAGCGCCGGAGCCCGTCCTGGATAGCCGAAGCCTTCATATTCAGCACCCGGGGTATAGATAAGGCTGCTTGTCACTTTCGCTGAGTtgaaaggagaagaatttttaaaagaaaaaagaaaaaaaagaagtgattTAGCATTAGTCTTAATTTGAATTGATCAACAAGGTAAGCGGCTGCGGGTTCTcaaagatttcctttttttttcaattcacaAACTTCTGTCTGTGATCATTACTGTAAGTGGCTAAAGAAAGCAAAGACGCAAGCCGTCTCCCTCCGTGTAAGAAACTTAGAAGAGCGATTTGCAGgcagaagtatttaaaaaaaccattcttAATAAGTGGAtatctgtttggggggggggattagcatatatatatatatatatatatatatatatatatatatatatatatatatatatatatatatatatatatatatatatatatatatatatatatatatatatatatatatatatatatatatatatatataaaatcgtggctaaaatcctgttaagAAATGCCACGTGTGGCAGGGCAGTTACACagcggggtttttttttgctgtccGTCCTAGGGCAGAGGTGGGGGGCCCTGGCAAATCAGGTCATTGGGGTGGGGGGCTTCCTGGCACAGTTGCCGACAAGATGCCATCCAAGGGGGTGCCTGGGGGAGTgtgtttccccccacacacacacccttgactGACCCACAACCCCATTGCCTAAGCCTGGTGGGAGCCGTAGTCTTGAAACCGTGGTGGGCCTGACAGCCAGGAACCTAAGCGATGGAGCCGAGAGGGTGGAGAacattttccctcttcctctaaCGGGTATTTAAGACTTCTGGCTTATTTTTGGCAAACAAGTTTCGAGCGGCAGAGGCCGGTGGGGGCCACCCTCTCCGTTCCCGGGCCGGCTTCAGCCAGGTAGGAATGCCAGTTTCTTTGCCCATAAGCTtggctgacacccccccccccccaaaatacctTCCATACCCGAATGCATAATGATCACAGAGAagtttgggttttaaaaaaaaggaaatgaaaaagcaGGACAGctgccttaaaagaaaaaaaaattctttctctctACACTGGCTAAAGCGAGTGCTGTACACTGTAGATGCGAAGGTGTAATATTTCTGTGTGAATGTGAGCTGATAGCACGGGGGGGCTGAGTAGCACTGTTTCTGGGGCGGGGGGGCAGAGTGAACCCCCTtgccttttctccctcttcctggccctctcctcccctttccccacaACCTTGTGGGGGGGACATAATGACTAATAAAGCCTTAACACGTTGCCCTCCACCTTTTCCTTCCCCAGCCGGGGTGGACCCTTCGAAAGCTAtcaggcagaaaaagaaaaaaaaaaaaaaaacagaaacacattaaaataataggaataacattttttaaaggaaacagaaaatccACAAAGGTTAAAAAGGACGTCTTAGGTCAATGGAAGAGCTTTTAGGAAAGACGGGAatcagttctttttttattttattttggcgtgtagcttttttcgggggggggggagctatagGAATCCTGACTCCCATCCCTGGGCGCGTTGCTCCCTTCGCCTACTCTCCAACAGGATGCTTAGCACCCTCTCGGTTATTTTAAATTCTTCCGAGAGTGTTAGAAcagccacctttttttaaaaaaagagagagacagcatCCTCGCACGCTCCCTGTCTCTCTCGTTAGATGGACAATTAGCAGATCTGAATTCCacctcctttggggggggggattgaaatAATTTATGTGTCAGCTTGCATGGCCTTATCAGGATTCCTGACTGGTTGCACCGAATCCCAGCAGCTCACGAGCCCTAATTTATTAATCCAGACTaattcccctgcccctcccccccgttCCCTCTCTttgggtggggttggggggggatggagggttgggggggaggagagggtcTTGGGACCTTCGCTTCCACCTTTGGGAGGGTTTTCCTGCCATAgatgtctcctccccccccccgaaagctgtTGGTCTTTTAACAacaatgaaaaagcaaaataacaataataacaacccCAAAAATGTGCTCACGCCTTTTCTTCTAAGATTTCCTGTAAAATGTTTTGGTACCCGGACACGTTGACTCAATAAAATCTTTTGGCTGTCCTGTGTCACCTTTTCCCCACGACCGAGCGAAACCTTGTGATGATTGTTCATTCGGCTCTTTTGCTTAAGTGCCTTGCACCCCCTTCCTGCCTGCCCACCCTGGCCCTCGAGGCGGGGTTTGGAGAAGGCAAGCAGCACCCAGCGCTGAGCCCGGCCTGGCCCTCCCGCCTGGCCCTTTGCCCTCACGGCGATGCAGCAAAACAAGAAGAATAAAGCTTTCCAAAAATGGCAAGCAGAGggtgggatgggtgggtgggtttgaggACGGCGGGCttgcatttacagtatatttGGAAAGCCAGGCCTTCGGCCTGCAAAACAAGAGTCCGGCAAGGCCAGATTCGGGGTTACAGGTTGGGGGGGAGTTTTGGGTGCCTTGCAGGACTTTTTGGGTATGCCAggatccccccaccccaccccaagcagGGTGAAACCTGCCCATTCTTTCCCTTGACCTGAAGGGTGGGCCAGGCCAGAAGTAGACCTCTGGCCTCCCTCCAGAGACAATCAGTCGGAAGGGGTTCCCGTGgggtcatctagtctgacccctCTCCGTACAAGAAGGCCACACCTAAAGAGAATCGAGAATCTATACCTTTTTTGGGGGATGGggttcctcctctttccctcttgGAAAGCAAAGCCAGAACTGAAACGTGCAGGCTTgtcctggggggggagggggggcaggctcAGGCagcccttcccctctccccccccccaagctcgcGTCTCTTCTGGTTCCATGTGGGTGGGAAGGTGCGCCTGCAGGGGGACCCCAGTGAGATTGGATCTCTCCGGAGAGGGCGGGTGGCCGGGCCGCTTCCCCAAAGCTCCAGCCGAGCAGCAGACGCGTCCGGCCCAGGGAACGCCAGAGAGACTTGCGGTGCTTTAAAATACGGCATGCTCCGTTGGATTGGCGTCGCTTTTTGGCGGCTTTCAACTTACATCTGCGGCTGCCCCTGGAGAAGCCATCCAGAGCGTCTCCCCCCTAAGAAAGCACGCCATCCTTCAGGGTCCCACCGGACTCTTCCTGTTTCTGGTCTGAACTTGCAGCCTCCTTCGGGTTCCCCGTCTTATGCAGAGCAAGTGGAGAAGATGCACAGCGTGGAAAGGCTCCCTGCAGTTCTGGGGATCCTCCACTGGAGGGCAGCCCAGCCCC includes the following:
- the FAM222B gene encoding protein FAM222B isoform X2 gives rise to the protein MLACLPGPGELSFPLLSYPQMNTGLQKWDTTQKMRSAQHPTPAELDAYAKKVANHPLTIKIFPNSVKVPQRKHIRRTVNGLDTSGQRYSPYPSSSSSSSSSSSSQATLKAGLLAIVRPPAKGIVKEFDGTRTRLRPEAMMNPPSAPYPAAPSTLSHSQALARQQALQHAQGVGPPPPPPPPPGLGHPGLPPPGNHVLQPLAQPQLPPGAGVHGGRKMADADAPPNVTVSTSTIPLSMAATLQQHPPPDLSTIVHQINQFCQARAGVSATSVCEGQIANPSPISRNLLISASSRVSAHHAPGPLLPSCLQANPGEHGGPPAGPALGVHLGNAAGRGPSAYQSDMKQVAAAWSQHQLAHLQRMCGEAVGPSGMMAKPAAGRDLPGQAFPGGKGYGLELCPGQPFSVKPPLEKPTPSPPVNGLPGPLPYTNGSYFQPLWNNILPTPNSDSSGSQDLAMPFHTAAAGQPPPPMGGPALECAGGPPPYRGGAGGGPPGQGGLMPPMEYLSGDLQASCLREQGGGVLGKAPRPSMNRAPEPVLDSRSLHIQHPGYR
- the FAM222B gene encoding protein FAM222B isoform X1; its protein translation is MMNPPSAPYPAAPSTLSHSQALARQQALQHAQGVGPPPPPPPPPGLGHPGLPPPGNHVLQPLAQPQLPPGAGVHGGRKMADADAPPNVTVSTSTIPLSMAATLQQHPPPDLSTIVHQINQFCQARAGVSATSVCEGQIANPSPISRNLLISASSRVSAHHAPGPLLPSCLQANPGEHGGPPAGPALGVHLGNAAGRGPSAYQSDMKQVAAAWSQHQLAHLQRMCGEAVGPSGMMAKPAAGRDLPGQAFPGGKGYGLELCPGQPFSVKPPLEKPTPSPPVNGLPGPLPYTNGSYFQPLWNNILPTPNSDSSGSQDLAMPFHTAAAGQPPPPMGGPALECAGGPPPYRGGAGGGPPGQGGLMPPMEYLSGDLQASCLREQGGGVLGKAPRPSMNRAPEPVLDSRSLHIQHPGYR